The sequence GCGTCGACCTCGGGCTCGTCCTTGGCGTCAGTGGCGGAGTTCGCATCGGCGTCGGTCTCCGCGTCGGCCTCGGCGTCGGCCTCGGCGTCGGTCTTGGCGTCGGTCTTGGCGTCGGTCTTGGCGTCGACGCGGTCGTCGGCACCGGCCTTCGCCTGGACCCCTTCCTCCGCTTCGTCCTCGTTCGCTTCCCCTGCCTTCACGCCCGCCTTGGCGGTCTCCGCGCGGGAGCCGGACGCTTCTTCGGTCTTCGGCTTCGCGCCGGACGGATCGCCGGCGCCGGAGCCGACCGCGCCGTCAGAGGAACTCGCGTCCCTCTCCTCCCCGTTGGCCGGCTTCCCGGCGGAACCTCCCGCCGCGCCGGTCCGCTTTGCAGTCGCGTCGGTTCCCGGCTCCCGGATCCACGCCGAGACGGCGGCGCGCAGGGCCGTGTCCCCGCCGGCCGGCGCGGAGTCCTCCGTGCCCGACGGCCCGGACTCGGCCGGGGTTCCGGGCCGTACCGTCAGGACCCGGGTCGCCATGTCCGTACCGCCGGCCGGGGAATCCTTTTCGCGGGCCGCCGTCAGCCGCGGATCGGCCTCGGGAACCGGATCCGCGCTCGGCGGCGTCGGTTCCGCCGACGACTCGCGCTGCTTCGACCTGTCGGGGGACTCGCCCGCCACCGATGCCTCCTCCATGCGCCGCGCGCTTGCGCGCGCGCCCTGTCCGAACCATGTACCAGTGTCCTGTGTGAGGGCTTGGCCCCTGCGGTAGACGAGAACGACATACCTACCGGTTCCCTTACGAACCGGTCACGTGCCCTCGACAGACCAATGTGAGAGGGGTCACCCTGTCATTCATCCACGCGGGGAGGCATGGATGGGCAGGAGCCGCAGAACACTTCCGGAGGAGCTTCTGCTGCTGGCACTGGACCCGGCCACGGGTACCACTGCGCAGCCGCAGTCGCTCGACCTCGGTCTGGCCGGTGCACAGCTAGTGGAGCTGGCGCTGGCCGGACGGATAGCCCCAGACGGGGATCGTATCGCCGTGGTGGTGCCACGGCCGACAGGAGATCCGACTCTGGACTGCGCGTTGGAGTTGCTGCGAAGGCGTGGCGCTCCGGTGCGTGCCGTCCACTGGATCGGCGGGCCCCGGCTGGGGCTCAGGCAGACCTACCTCTCGCATCTGGAGCGGTGCGGCATGGTCGCCGCCGTGGCCGGCCAGATGTGCGGGGTGTTGCCGACGACGCGTTACCAGGCGACCGACACCGCCATCAGCCGGGAGATCCGTGCCCGGCTGGACTCCGCGATCCGCACCGGCGTACCGCCGGACCCGCGGACCGCGGCGCTCGCCGCCCTGGCGCACGCCGTCGGGCTCGGCAAGCACCTGTACCCGGGGAACGAGGGACGCTCGTCCCGGTCCCGGTTGCGGGACCTGATCCGGCACGACCCCATGGGCGGGCTCGTCGCGCACGCCGTCATGGACGTGCAGAACGGCGCGGCCGCCCAGCCGCGCCGGAACGCGGCACCGGCCGGCCGGCAGGCCGCGTCCGGCGCCAGGGCCGCGGCGGAACCCGCGCGCGGGGTTCCGATGCAGCCGCACCGCGGGTCCATGGCCCGTGCCGTGGCCCACTGAGCCGTAAGCCCGGGCCGGGCCCGCCGCCGTGAGCACGGCCGCGGGCCCCGGCACGCACAGACCCGGTTCGGGAGCCGCTGGTCGGAGCGGGGCGGCGAGACCGCTGTCGTGGTCTCGCCGTCCCGCTCGACTGCGTCCACCAGTTCGGGGGGCGTCGCATATCCTCCGTTTCCCAGCGGTGGGAAGCACCTTGGTGGCAGTCTGCTCAACAGCAGATACGGATAGTGTCAAGTCACAGGCAGGCAGCCGGAGGTGCACGTCCCGTGGCGTCCAATGTCAATCCCACCGTCAGGCGGCGCCGGCTGGGCCAGGAGCTGCGCAGACTCCGCGAACTCAAGGGCATGACGGCCGAAGAGGTGGCGGAGCGGCTGCTGGTGTCGCAGTCGAAGATCAGCAGGTTGGAGAACGGCCGCAGGAGCATCAGCCAGCGCGATGTGCGCGACCTGTGCGGGGTGTACGAGGTCGAGGACAAGCGGATCGTCGACTCGCTGATGGAGATGG comes from Streptomyces sp. SCL15-4 and encodes:
- a CDS encoding GOLPH3/VPS74 family protein, which codes for MGRSRRTLPEELLLLALDPATGTTAQPQSLDLGLAGAQLVELALAGRIAPDGDRIAVVVPRPTGDPTLDCALELLRRRGAPVRAVHWIGGPRLGLRQTYLSHLERCGMVAAVAGQMCGVLPTTRYQATDTAISREIRARLDSAIRTGVPPDPRTAALAALAHAVGLGKHLYPGNEGRSSRSRLRDLIRHDPMGGLVAHAVMDVQNGAAAQPRRNAAPAGRQAASGARAAAEPARGVPMQPHRGSMARAVAH